TCGTCTAATTTTCCAAATTTTCCTTTACTCCATTCTTTATGTGCAAGTTTGACATTTTTGAGCTTCAAACAAAAGTTGCAGTCGGGACTTAAACTTTAATTAGAAACAAGCCACACCTTTTTAATTACATCCTCGGAATCACCATCATCTAGCCATTCATCAAATATCTTAGTCAGCTTTGGACCAAAATCAATTTCCTTATCCCTCAAGATGATAGGACAATGATCAGAAATTTTTCGTTCCAATGCAAGTACCAATACATCACCCCACATACAATTAAACTTTTCAAAATTGAGGAATCTGTGAAGTTCGCTAAACTTTATCCCGTTATTGCAAATTCTTCTGAATCTCTTGCCACATAATGCTACCTCGATTAGGTGAGTATTATTAATGAATTCATTAAACCACCTTGCCCTTCTTTCCATGAAAACACAACTTTGTCTCTCGGATTGGTCTTGAACTTCATTAAAATCTCCACAAATGACCCACGCTCCATCACATTGACCTAAAAAATTATTGAGACTCGAACACATTTTCTTTTTGTTAGTATCATCGTGGGGCCCATAAAATTAACTATAAAAGAAGTGTcatctatagtgacccgaacttttccatgtttatatatattaaatgaaattgttatttacataattaagtgtttccaacatgttaagcaatcaaacttgttaagacttgattaattgaaataggtttcatatagacaattgaccacccaagttgaccggtgattcacgaacgttaaaacttgtaaaaactatatgatgacatatatatgattatatatatagttaacatgatattatgataagtaagtatctcattaggtattttaactatgagttatatacataaaattgagtttattgaattaagaaactcgaaacgatatatataacgattatcgttataacaacgtcttactaaatacatatgaatcatattaagatattgatacactatgtttaatcatgataaatgataagtaaacatgtcattaagtgtattaacaatgaactacatatgtaaaaacaagactactaacttaatgatttctaaacgagacatatatgtaacgattatcgttgtaaaaatatttaactgtatatatatcctactaaaatatattaatatatcataatataatgataatgtaataatttaacatctctttatatataataaacaatgggttaacaacatttaacaagatcgttaacctaaaggtttcaaaacaacatttacatgtaacgactaacgatgacttaacgcctcagttaaaatgtatatacatgtagtgttttaatatgtattcatacacttttgaaagacttcaatacacttatcaaaatacttctatttaacaaaaatgcttacaattacatcctcgttcagtttcatcaacaattctactcgtatgcacccgtattcgtactcgtacaatacacatcttttagatgtatgtactattggtatatacactccaataatcagctcttattagcccatgtgagtcacctaacacatgtgggaaccataatttggcaactaccaagaaatatctcataaaattgcaaaaatattagtaatcattcatgacttatttacatgtaaacaaaattacacatcctttatatctaatccatataccaatgaccaaaaacacctacaaacactttcattctttaattttattcatctaattaatctctctcaagttctatcttcaagttctaagtgttcttcataaattctataagttctagtttcataaattcaagaatacttccaagtttgctagctaacttccaatcttgtaaagtgatcatccaacctcaagaaatctttcttatttacagtaatatatctttctaatacaaggtaatactcatattcaaactttgattcaatttctataactataacaatcttatttcgagtggaaatcttacttgaacttgttttcgtgtcatgattctgcttcaagaactttcaagccatccaaggatcctttgaagctagaactattttttcatttctagtaggtttatccacaaaacctgaggtagtaatgatgttcataacatcattcgattcatatatataaaactaccttattcgaaggtttaaacttgaaatcactagaacatagtttagttaattttaaacttgttcgcaaacaaaagttaatccttctaacttgacttttaaaataaactaaaaacatgttctatatctatatgatatgctaacttaatgatttaaaacctggaaacacgaaaaacaccgtaaaaccggacatacgccgtcgtagtaacaccgcgggctgttttgggtttgataattaaaaactatgataaactttgatttaaaagttgttcttatgggaaaataatttttcttatgaacatgaaactatatccaaaaatcatggttaaactcaaagtggaagtatgtttttcaaaatggtcatcaagacgtcgttctttcgactgaaattactacctcttacaaaaatgacttataacttatatttttgtcgtaatcagaatattatgactacgaaatcttaattattattttaaaataataattacttaggtttatggatgcttaattacgcgtagtaatttacttatgcttactagttagtcttgttggactttctatcttgttgggccttagcccaccctacactagttagtggactatttaattagcccaattaataTTAGCTAGTGACCTATTAATatgtaagataaatgcccatttattagagggaacatgctagcatttatgtcaagtattatccttaatgttgcatgggatcctaacataagcaccaactttagacaaccattaaccaaaaagcaaacttttgtccccccttgtcccccctaattCCAATGGCCACAACACCCCTCCCacaccccattcacctataaatacaagccttattccatccattttacacttgctttcatttgtaattcacacacactcactctctaattctttctctagtctttctctctctaaaaagtgtaagtattttgaatttctcttcttcttcttcttctctttctcatcatcacgaattcttcatcatcatcatcatcatcatcatgggtctagctttttagcttttgatcttgattacatcttgtagattcaaacatggatttgaatcctttaagaatatggaagattcaagctttctagctttgaatcttcacctactttgtagatctatatcttttaactttaagtcttgttattttattataaagattcaaacttgtgtttgtaatcttcatgtaacttaaagatccaagctttatgcttcaagatctttaagaacaaccaagatgcaagctttctagcttggatcttcatatatttttttggatctaagtttcctaacttatgatctcattattttgttataaagatcaaaacttgtgtttatggtcttcatacaacttaaagatctaagctttatgcttcaagttcttcaagaac
The window above is part of the Rutidosis leptorrhynchoides isolate AG116_Rl617_1_P2 chromosome 1, CSIRO_AGI_Rlap_v1, whole genome shotgun sequence genome. Proteins encoded here:
- the LOC139894217 gene encoding uncharacterized protein, producing the protein MCSSLNNFLGQCDGAWVICGDFNEVQDQSERQSCVFMERRARWFNEFINNTHLIEVALCGKRFRRICNNGIKFSELHRFLNFEKFNCMWGDVLVLALERKISDHCPIILRDKEIDFGPKLTKIFDEWLDDGDSEDVIKKLKNVKLAHKEWSKGKFGKLDEEIETLRDASKKWERLAESKILNENERKEWLDSRKNG